AAAATCAGAGATTTAGAGAAGGGGACAGATGTTTCCGATGTGATCGAGATGAAAGATTATAAGGAAACATTATCAAGAACAAGAGACGTGATCAAGAAGACTGCTTATGGGGGTAGAATTTGTCGTGTTAGGGATTGAAAATCAGCAGCATATCCATTATGCAATGCCGCTGAGACACATGATATATGATGCCATGGGCTACTTGAAAGATACACGCAATTATAAAAGATTAGATGTGAAATCGTCAGATCCTGATGAATTTTTATCGAAAATGCGAAAAGAAGACAGGATGCAGCCGTTTTTTCAGATTATAAAATGAATTTGCTGGAGGTAAGAGATTCTGCAGGATATGCCTTTCGGAATGAAGATGTGCAGAGCGCATTTGAGATCACACGAGAAGTATTTGCAGGAAATTTTGCTGGGATCCGGGAAAAATACAGTGATAAGAGAATTAGTTCAGAAGCTCTGTCTTTGATTGGTCAGATGGCAGGTTCCACAGAACTGATTGAGATGGGAAAATCGATGGAGGTGACGAATATGTGTACCGCATTGGAACGTTTGAAAGCAGAAGGTGTTGAACAGGGTATCGAACAGGGTATCGAGCAGGGCATGGAAAAAGGGGTAGAAAAAACAGTCATTTCTATGCTGAAGAAAAATTATCCGATTTCTGAAATTTGTGAGATTACAGAGAAAACAGAAGAAGAGATTTTGAAAATAAAAGAGACACTGTAGTGTATGGGAGATATCAAAAGGTATCTCCTATTTTTATTGTGCCGAAATTCGGCATAATATGAGTTTTATGAAATGTTATAGAGGTGAAGATGTGTAGTATATATGATAATTTAAGAAAAGGTTTAGGAAATGTATCAAAAGATAGATGTATATTTATATTTCTTACATTGCTCAGTATTTTTGCAGAGAGCTATTGCTGTGATATACCGGCATTGCCAGGATTTGAATGGTTTATTCATCATAGTGAATTTCTAAAAAATATTTCCTATAGCGTTGTGGCAGCGTACATTTTTTATCTGGTACAGTATGTAATATCCAATTATATTCTTGGTAAAAAGGCATTAAAATTACTAATACCTGTGCGGGGATGGTTTGCCGCAAAAGAGGGGGGATCTATAGACTTGAAGGGGTAAGATGTCGTCCTTTATGAAACTGCCATAAAGGGGACATTGGAACAGGAAAAATTGTATTACAGAAAAAAAGCGGCACCGTTCAATCGTAACCGCAAAATAGAAAGTATCTTTTCAAAATCATCATATATGAGATAATAGGCTCATCATTATAAAGGTAAAAAGGTTTAGTACTCAACTTTTTTGACTAGAGTGTGTTTGAAAAATAAAATTTGCACAAAACATGTGTTTTTATTCCCTTTTTCATGATAAAATAAAGAAAAAAAGGGGGGATCCAACCGAAATTGGACACAGTCGAGAAGGAGCAAGCACTAAAGCTTATGTTATTATAAATCAAAAAAGTGAAGGGAAAACTAAAATGGGGAAACTATATTTTCGGTACGGAGCTATGGGCAGCAGCAAGACGGCAAATTTGCTGATGGTTCACTACAATTTTCTGGAGAGGGGGAGACGTCCGGTTATTTTGAAGCCAAAACTGGATACAAGAGACGGAGAATATATTGTGAAGTCACGCATTGGCTTACAGGCGAAGTGCGAATTGATTGAAGAGTTTACGATGAAGCCGGACACGTATGATGCAATCCTGGTGGATGAAGCAAATTTCCTATCATCTGAACAGGTGGAATGGCTGGCCGAGATCTGTGATCAGTATGATATTCCGGTCTTATGCTATGGGCTGAAGACAGATTTCAGAGGTGTCTTATTTGAAGGATCAAAAC
This window of the Mediterraneibacter gnavus ATCC 29149 genome carries:
- a CDS encoding thymidine kinase translates to MGKLYFRYGAMGSSKTANLLMVHYNFLERGRRPVILKPKLDTRDGEYIVKSRIGLQAKCELIEEFTMKPDTYDAILVDEANFLSSEQVEWLAEICDQYDIPVLCYGLKTDFRGVLFEGSKRLMELADAIEELPIICWCGKKAHFNARVIDGKMVRDGAQIALGANDMYVPLCRRHFMSGEIKPYQTVEEK